The window GGCCAAGATGCTGACACAGTGCTTTGGCTTTGTTCGGTTAATTACATACGTGTAACTCAAAGTCGGCGCTAGTTGTAGGGCTGCATTAGCGAAGAAATGTTAGAGTGATAGTTGGGACTCAATGACACGAATATGGATGATTGGTTAGCTGGTGATAGCTTAGCTTCAAGTATAAGAATGATAATGTAATCTTATATTCTGAATTCTCCAAGCGTCGTCTAGATAATAGTGCAGCTAGCCTATTCTCAAAATGGCAGATCGCTAATGAGCTACAAACATTCAATTGCCTTTAAGGTCGCGCTACCTTTTACAAAGGATGAGGCTTAGGTGCCTGCAATTTGTTAATATAGGTAGGATAGCATGTGTCAAGTTCCATGTCAACGTACCTGCGGCGGTGATACCCAGTCAAAGTGTCCCAATCTTTTCGTTGTCCAAGCATCTTTCGCATATTGAGTGCCTTTTGGTCCACCCAAAAATGTCTGAGGATATCCAAAGTCGAAGGGTACAGCATCCTCAATtgcattcttttcttcatcagtCAGATCTATGCCCAGTGCTTCAATATTGGCCTTGAGGTGTTCGATTTTGCGACCACCCACAATCGGGAAGACATATGGGGCCTTGGTTCTAGCCCAGGCCAAGGCTATGCTGGTGATAGACGTGCCGCGAGCCAAAGCTAGCTTCTCCAGAGTATCAGCCATAACAGTCTTCTGGGGCTTGTCGACGAAAGGGACATTGCGACCCTCTCTAGCTCCTTGTTCCTTCTCAGCTTCTCGCTGGGCTGAAGTGCGGAAGTAACCCATTCCTAGGACACCAAATGGCGCCATAGCAATGCCGTCGTCAATACACATAGGAACAATCTCGCGCTCGATTTCTCGCTCGGCAGCATTCCACTGTCCTTGAAAGACAGAAAATTGAGTCAGTCCCTTTTGGCGAGCGTACTCGTTGGCCTTAGCGACAACCCAAGCTGGGGTATTAGAAATTCCTAGATAGAGGATTTTTCCGGCCGCGACGAGATTGTGCAGAGAGTGCATAAGTTCTGGGATGCTAGTTGTGAAGTCCCAGGTGTGAACATAGTACTAATAAAGGTTCGAAATTAGTTCATTCAGCA is drawn from Trichoderma asperellum chromosome 4, complete sequence and contains these coding sequences:
- a CDS encoding uncharacterized protein (EggNog:ENOG41), whose translation is MSAAPKKKVNNLPAPAPPAKSLLGYHRQLSPTAAVKVSPLCLGGMGFGTAWEDIMGSCDKEASFALMDYFYTQGGNFIDTAGNYQCGESEEIIGEWMKARNNREEIILATKYTSAWQLHNQDTKIQSNYGGNNKKSLVISIEASLKALQTSYIDLYYVHTWDFTTSIPELMHSLHNLVAAGKILYLGISNTPAWVVAKANEYARQKGLTQFSVFQGQWNAAEREIEREIVPMCIDDGIAMAPFGVLGMGYFRTSAQREAEKEQGAREGRNVPFVDKPQKTVMADTLEKLALARGTSITSIALAWARTKAPYVFPIVGGRKIEHLKANIEALGIDLTDEEKNAIEDAVPFDFGYPQTFLGGPKGTQYAKDAWTTKRLGHFDWVSPPQAPKPHPL